In one window of Rhodoligotrophos appendicifer DNA:
- the bchO gene encoding alpha/beta fold hydrolase BchO → MARGHDSPSWAIEGRHWPNREHSRFVTSGGLSWHVQEWGEGPDLLLVHGTGAATHSFRSLQPALATQFRSLALDLPGHGFTEMPDPARLSLPGMARAVGELVRTLAFTPAIAVGHSAGAAILVQMTLEGLIRPKAIIALNGALRPMRRAALFSPLAKLLFLNPVMPRLFAWRATSGDATRRLLEGTGSRLDDRGVDLYASLFQRAGHVAATLGMMAHWDLESLEQSIGALRVPLILVTAANDRAIPPFDAKFLARRFKTVRVIAIDHGGHLLHEERPQLIADMIGEQAQEAGVH, encoded by the coding sequence ATGGCGCGCGGTCACGACAGTCCGTCATGGGCGATCGAGGGGCGCCACTGGCCCAACCGGGAGCATAGCCGCTTCGTCACATCGGGCGGATTGTCATGGCATGTGCAGGAATGGGGGGAGGGGCCCGACCTGCTTCTGGTGCACGGGACGGGGGCTGCGACCCATTCCTTCCGGAGCCTGCAACCGGCGCTCGCCACGCAATTCCGCAGCCTGGCTCTGGATCTGCCCGGGCATGGATTCACGGAGATGCCCGACCCTGCACGGCTGTCGCTGCCAGGCATGGCGCGGGCGGTGGGCGAACTGGTCAGGACGCTCGCCTTCACTCCGGCGATCGCCGTGGGCCATTCGGCAGGAGCCGCCATTTTGGTCCAGATGACCCTGGAGGGCCTGATCCGCCCCAAGGCGATCATCGCCCTCAACGGGGCGTTGCGACCGATGCGGCGGGCCGCGCTGTTTTCGCCGCTGGCGAAGTTGCTGTTCCTCAATCCCGTGATGCCCCGGCTGTTCGCGTGGCGCGCGACGAGCGGGGATGCCACGCGGCGGCTCCTGGAGGGGACGGGATCCCGGCTCGATGACCGTGGGGTCGATCTCTATGCCTCACTCTTCCAGCGTGCCGGCCATGTGGCGGCGACACTGGGCATGATGGCGCATTGGGACCTCGAATCCCTGGAGCAATCGATCGGTGCGCTGCGGGTGCCCCTCATTCTCGTCACGGCCGCCAATGACAGGGCCATCCCGCCCTTCGACGCCAAGTTCCTGGCGCGGCGTTTCAAGACGGTGCGGGTGATCGCCATCGACCATGGCGGGCATCTGCTCCATGAGGAGCGGCCCCAACTCATCGCCGACATGATCGGGGAGCAAGCCCAAGAGGCGGGCGTTCATTAG
- a CDS encoding phytoene desaturase, which translates to MLTRLDQRNGLAPVASVMPHAVVIGSGFGGLAAAIRLGARGYRVTVLERLDRPGGRAGVLRQDGFTFDRGPTIVTAPFLFDELWALCGKTRSEHVDLQAMTPFYRIRFDDGDEIACSADDAAMRREVLRIAPSDLEGYEAFLRKSAEICRVGFEGLGTQPFGSPLDMVKIAPDLLRLEGYRSVHGLVSRFVRHPKLRVMLSFHPLLIGGNPFRAPAIYCLIPALERRWGVHYPMGGVGRLVDGLVSLIGGQGNSVRYGADVTRILVEGGHARGVALADGEVIPADIVVSNADAAFTYGTLVGGKTRTRWTQRKLGRARYSMGLFVWYFGTWRRYDEVGHHTILLGPRYKALLTDIFEHKRLSEDFSVYLHRPSATDDSVAPAGCDAFYALSPVPNLDSGTDWAVEGERLRLALMSRLSETLLPGLEHEIVTSSFVTPLHFRDVLLSERGAGFGFEPVLTQSAWFRPNNRSETIRGLYLVGAGTHPGAGLPGVLSSAKILDKVVPHASALAA; encoded by the coding sequence ATGTTGACGAGACTGGACCAGCGAAACGGTTTGGCTCCCGTGGCTTCGGTCATGCCGCATGCGGTGGTGATCGGCAGCGGCTTCGGCGGGCTGGCCGCGGCCATCAGGCTCGGAGCGCGCGGCTATCGGGTCACGGTGCTGGAGAGGCTGGATCGCCCCGGAGGCCGGGCTGGCGTGCTGCGGCAGGACGGCTTCACATTCGACCGGGGCCCGACCATCGTGACGGCGCCCTTCCTCTTCGACGAGCTCTGGGCGCTTTGCGGCAAAACGCGGTCCGAGCATGTGGATCTGCAGGCGATGACGCCCTTCTATCGCATCCGCTTCGATGATGGCGACGAGATTGCCTGTTCGGCCGACGATGCGGCGATGCGGCGGGAGGTGCTGCGGATCGCGCCGTCCGACCTCGAAGGCTATGAGGCGTTCCTGAGAAAGTCCGCAGAGATCTGCAGGGTCGGCTTCGAGGGGCTCGGCACGCAGCCTTTCGGGTCACCCCTCGACATGGTCAAGATCGCGCCCGACCTGTTGCGGCTGGAAGGCTATCGCAGCGTCCACGGGCTCGTGTCGCGCTTCGTCCGACACCCCAAGCTCAGGGTCATGCTGAGCTTCCATCCGCTGCTCATCGGCGGGAATCCGTTCCGCGCGCCGGCCATCTATTGCCTGATCCCCGCGCTGGAGCGCCGCTGGGGCGTCCATTATCCGATGGGCGGCGTGGGCAGGCTCGTGGACGGCCTGGTCAGCCTGATCGGAGGGCAGGGCAACAGCGTGCGCTACGGTGCCGATGTGACGCGAATCCTGGTGGAGGGAGGGCATGCCCGCGGGGTCGCCCTGGCGGATGGCGAAGTGATCCCCGCCGATATCGTCGTCTCCAATGCCGATGCGGCCTTTACCTATGGCACCCTGGTGGGCGGCAAGACGCGCACGCGGTGGACGCAGAGGAAGCTCGGCCGCGCCCGCTATTCCATGGGCCTGTTCGTCTGGTATTTCGGAACGTGGCGCCGCTATGACGAGGTCGGCCATCACACCATCCTGCTCGGTCCGCGCTACAAGGCGCTGCTCACAGATATTTTCGAGCACAAGCGGCTGAGCGAGGATTTCTCCGTGTATCTGCACCGGCCGAGCGCGACCGACGACAGCGTGGCGCCGGCCGGGTGCGACGCCTTCTACGCCTTGAGCCCCGTGCCCAATCTCGATTCCGGGACCGACTGGGCGGTGGAGGGGGAGAGGCTCCGGCTGGCTCTCATGAGCAGGCTGTCGGAGACGCTGCTGCCTGGGCTCGAGCACGAGATCGTGACGTCATCCTTCGTGACGCCGCTGCATTTCCGCGACGTCCTGCTGTCGGAAAGGGGTGCGGGCTTCGGCTTCGAGCCGGTTCTCACCCAGAGCGCCTGGTTCCGACCGAACAATCGCAGCGAGACCATTCGCGGTCTTTATCTGGTGGGCGCCGGAACCCATCCGGGCGCCGGGCTTCCTGGCGTCCTGTCCTCGGCCAAGATCCTCGACAAGGTGGTGCCTCATGCCTCCGCTCTCGCAGCCTAG
- a CDS encoding phytoene/squalene synthase family protein, whose protein sequence is MPPLSQPSGFSTPANCAACRESIRQGSQSFYMASLMLPVAIREPAYAVYAFCRMADDLIDRDEGGIEGIRILGQMLDRIYRNRPGPHFVERVFADVVERFALPREIPEALIEGLAWDAEGRRYETLEDLVAYAVRVAGTVGFMMTLVMGRREPNVLARACDLGVAMQLTNIARDIGEDAGNGRIYMPLSWLRDGGVDPEGWLAAPRYGPEIQAVVARLLADAELLYDRSLSGVAALPASCRLGINLARLLYREIGREIGRGVDPVKDRAVTSRRQKMRLLAEAAGGRISDLAALPEPAIHSAVSLIAAIAMAPPGRALPAIPPWWNVMGRSEHMIALLMGFSTRAPAAEASGRSSPLVLRPRPDTRSHR, encoded by the coding sequence ATGCCTCCGCTCTCGCAGCCTAGCGGCTTCTCCACTCCGGCGAATTGCGCCGCCTGCCGCGAATCGATCCGGCAGGGATCGCAATCCTTCTACATGGCCTCGCTGATGCTGCCGGTGGCGATCCGCGAGCCGGCCTACGCGGTCTACGCCTTCTGCAGGATGGCCGACGACCTCATCGATCGCGACGAAGGCGGCATCGAGGGCATCCGGATCCTCGGACAAATGCTCGATCGCATCTACCGCAACCGGCCCGGGCCGCATTTCGTCGAGAGGGTCTTCGCCGACGTCGTGGAGCGCTTCGCACTTCCGCGGGAGATTCCAGAAGCGCTCATCGAGGGGCTGGCCTGGGACGCGGAGGGCCGGCGCTACGAGACGCTGGAGGATCTGGTGGCCTATGCCGTGCGGGTCGCGGGGACCGTCGGCTTCATGATGACCCTGGTGATGGGGCGGCGCGAGCCGAACGTGCTGGCGCGCGCCTGCGACCTCGGGGTAGCCATGCAGCTCACCAACATCGCCCGCGACATCGGCGAGGACGCCGGAAACGGGCGGATCTACATGCCCCTGAGCTGGCTGCGGGACGGCGGTGTCGACCCCGAGGGGTGGCTGGCGGCGCCCCGCTACGGTCCAGAGATCCAGGCCGTCGTGGCCAGGCTGCTGGCCGATGCCGAGCTGCTCTATGACCGATCCCTGTCGGGGGTGGCGGCACTGCCGGCCAGCTGCCGGCTGGGCATCAACCTGGCGCGACTGCTCTATCGGGAGATCGGGCGCGAGATCGGGCGCGGTGTCGATCCGGTGAAAGATCGGGCCGTGACCTCACGGAGGCAGAAGATGCGTCTGCTGGCCGAGGCCGCGGGCGGGCGGATCTCCGATCTCGCGGCGCTGCCCGAGCCTGCCATTCACAGTGCCGTCTCCCTGATCGCCGCGATCGCCATGGCGCCGCCGGGGAGGGCCTTGCCGGCCATTCCGCCATGGTGGAACGTCATGGGCCGGTCCGAACACATGATCGCGCTGCTCATGGGTTTTTCCACTCGAGCGCCGGCGGCCGAGGCGTCCGGGCGTTCGAGCCCGCTCGTCCTGCGACCGCGGCCGGATACGCGTTCGCACCGGTGA
- a CDS encoding carotenoid 1,2-hydratase, protein MIPSGGYIWWYVDAISEDGRNALTVIAFIGSVFSPYYAMARRGGDADPHNHVTVNAILYTPRGKYWAMTERGRASLERSRSHVAIGPSQYSWTGDRLVIDIDEKTMPIPRRINGRITVDPGPVFSRTWNLDAAGRHEWRPIAPCAKVDVQFERPSLNWKGHAYVDTNAGTESLEAGFRSWTWSRQDRRGTTRIHYDVIQRNGVPRGLALDYNADGTVVPFEPAPIQDLPLTGWRVSRHTRAHPSNPARVLKGLEDTPFYSRSVLGFDGEGKEFKSVHESVDLDRFRSPIVQMMLPFKMPRWTRRR, encoded by the coding sequence ATCATTCCATCCGGTGGCTACATCTGGTGGTATGTCGATGCCATAAGCGAGGATGGCCGCAACGCCCTCACGGTCATCGCCTTCATCGGCAGCGTCTTCTCGCCCTATTATGCCATGGCGAGGCGCGGCGGTGACGCCGATCCGCACAACCACGTGACCGTCAATGCCATCCTCTACACCCCTCGCGGCAAATACTGGGCCATGACCGAGCGCGGCCGTGCCAGCCTGGAGCGTTCCCGGAGCCATGTCGCGATCGGCCCCAGCCAATATTCCTGGACCGGCGACCGCCTCGTCATCGACATCGACGAGAAGACCATGCCGATCCCCCGGAGGATCAACGGCCGGATCACGGTCGATCCTGGGCCGGTCTTCAGCCGCACTTGGAACCTCGATGCCGCTGGCCGCCACGAATGGCGTCCGATCGCCCCATGCGCCAAGGTCGACGTGCAGTTCGAAAGGCCCAGCCTCAACTGGAAGGGCCACGCCTATGTCGACACCAATGCCGGCACGGAATCGCTCGAGGCGGGCTTCAGGAGCTGGACCTGGTCGCGCCAGGATCGCCGCGGCACGACGCGCATCCATTATGACGTCATCCAGAGAAACGGCGTCCCACGCGGTCTGGCCTTGGATTATAACGCTGACGGCACGGTCGTGCCCTTCGAGCCGGCCCCCATACAGGATCTGCCGCTCACCGGCTGGAGGGTCTCGCGCCACACCCGGGCTCACCCCTCGAACCCCGCCAGGGTCCTGAAGGGGCTGGAGGACACCCCCTTTTACAGCCGCTCCGTTCTGGGCTTCGACGGCGAGGGCAAGGAGTTCAAATCGGTCCATGAGAGCGTCGACCTCGACCGCTTCCGATCCCCGATCGTCCAGATGATGCTGCCCTTCAAGATGCCGCGCTGGACCCGCCGGCGCTAG
- the crtD gene encoding 1-hydroxycarotenoid 3,4-desaturase CrtD yields MLNKIDRRSFRPLPSQARIIVIGAGIGGLVAALLLATRGFAVTLVEKSKHPGGKLREVEIGGHAIDSGPTVFTMRPVFEAIFQVAGARLDDYITLRRAEILARHSWEDGSRFDLHADREATAQAVEALAGAREAQGYRDFCHRTAEVFAALDGPFMENAAPTPLSLARSAGLAGLPALTRIQPFTSLWNVVGRYFADPRLQQLFGRYATYCGSSPFSAPGPLMLIAHVEQMGVWLVEGGMIRLAEALETLAAASGVGIHYGEDVAEVIIRNGRAAGVRLASGETLYADAVIFNGDPSALASGLLGNAVHGAVTGWTPRQRSLSALTWSISGTATGFPLSRHTVFFSRDYRREFDEIAAGSLPSEPTIYVCAQDRGADDSPLGDGPERLFLLVNAPAHADFKPLSEMEMASCETRVMERLLRAGLTISAPPERMVRTGPADFATLFPGTGGALYGRASHGWAASFQRPGARSRIAGLYLAGGAVHPGPGIPMAALSGRHSASAVMQDLASTASFHPVATSGGMSMP; encoded by the coding sequence ATGTTGAACAAAATTGACAGACGCTCTTTTCGCCCCCTCCCGTCCCAGGCTCGAATCATCGTCATCGGAGCCGGGATCGGCGGTCTCGTGGCAGCCCTCCTGCTCGCGACCCGCGGCTTCGCGGTCACTCTTGTGGAGAAGTCGAAGCACCCCGGCGGCAAGCTCCGCGAGGTCGAGATCGGCGGCCACGCCATAGATTCGGGCCCGACCGTTTTCACCATGCGCCCGGTGTTCGAGGCGATCTTCCAAGTGGCCGGCGCTCGGCTTGATGATTACATCACCCTGCGGAGGGCCGAGATCCTGGCGCGCCATTCCTGGGAGGACGGCAGCCGCTTCGATCTCCATGCCGACCGCGAGGCGACCGCGCAGGCCGTGGAGGCACTGGCCGGCGCCAGAGAAGCCCAAGGCTACCGCGACTTCTGCCACCGGACTGCGGAGGTCTTTGCAGCCCTCGATGGTCCCTTCATGGAGAATGCCGCCCCGACCCCTCTGAGCCTTGCCCGCTCCGCCGGACTTGCGGGCCTTCCGGCCCTGACCAGGATCCAGCCCTTCACCTCGCTCTGGAACGTCGTCGGCCGGTATTTCGCCGACCCCCGCTTGCAGCAGCTTTTTGGGCGGTATGCCACCTATTGCGGCTCGTCCCCCTTTTCGGCACCGGGTCCCTTGATGCTCATCGCCCATGTCGAGCAGATGGGCGTCTGGCTGGTCGAGGGCGGCATGATCCGCCTTGCCGAAGCCCTCGAGACACTGGCCGCGGCCAGCGGCGTCGGCATCCATTATGGCGAGGACGTCGCCGAGGTGATCATCCGCAATGGCCGCGCCGCTGGCGTGAGGTTGGCATCCGGGGAGACCCTTTATGCCGATGCGGTGATCTTCAACGGCGATCCGTCGGCCCTGGCCTCTGGCCTCCTGGGAAACGCGGTGCACGGTGCCGTGACCGGCTGGACACCGCGGCAGCGGTCTCTTTCGGCGCTCACCTGGTCGATCAGCGGCACGGCCACGGGCTTTCCCCTCTCGCGTCACACGGTCTTTTTCTCCCGCGACTACCGTCGGGAGTTCGACGAGATTGCGGCCGGCAGCCTCCCGTCCGAGCCCACCATCTACGTCTGCGCCCAGGATCGCGGCGCCGATGACAGCCCGCTGGGCGACGGGCCGGAGCGCCTGTTCCTCTTGGTCAACGCACCGGCCCACGCCGATTTCAAACCTTTGAGTGAGATGGAGATGGCCTCATGCGAGACACGGGTGATGGAACGGCTGCTGCGGGCCGGACTGACGATTTCAGCGCCCCCCGAGCGGATGGTTCGGACCGGGCCGGCGGACTTCGCGACGCTGTTCCCGGGGACGGGGGGAGCCCTCTACGGCCGGGCGTCCCACGGTTGGGCAGCCTCGTTTCAGCGGCCCGGGGCGCGGTCGCGGATCGCGGGCCTGTATCTGGCGGGCGGGGCGGTGCATCCGGGCCCGGGCATTCCGATGGCGGCTCTGTCCGGGCGTCACTCGGCCTCGGCCGTAATGCAGGATTTGGCTTCGACCGCATCATTCCATCCGGTGGCTACATCTGGTGGTATGTCGATGCCATAA
- a CDS encoding polyprenyl synthetase family protein, which yields MAGEDLSHRIEDGLSKSLLRATGPSAPPLLAQALFHSVFPSGQRIRPRLTLSVAMACGDDQPVIASAAATAIELLHCASLVHDDMPCFDNAGIRRGKPSVHAAFGEPLALLAGDGLIVLAFETAALTAMIDPVRSASLALIIARAIGMPNGIVAGQGWESEAAPEIEMYQRAKTGSLFAGASMAGAAAAGHPAEAWSTLGYRLGEAYQVADDIRDVMCSAQDIGKPVGQDNALGRPNAVHEFGIRGATQKLIALVEDAAESVPDCPGAVALKAQIRGHASRFLPKEAAQHAA from the coding sequence ATGGCTGGCGAGGATCTCTCACACAGGATCGAGGACGGGCTAAGCAAATCCCTGCTGCGGGCAACGGGGCCGTCGGCGCCGCCGCTGCTGGCGCAAGCGCTGTTCCATTCGGTGTTCCCGTCGGGCCAGAGGATCCGGCCGCGGCTCACGCTCTCCGTGGCGATGGCCTGCGGTGACGACCAGCCGGTCATCGCGAGCGCTGCGGCGACGGCGATCGAACTCCTGCATTGCGCCTCGCTGGTGCATGACGACATGCCCTGCTTCGACAATGCCGGGATAAGACGCGGCAAGCCGTCCGTGCATGCGGCCTTCGGCGAACCGCTGGCATTGCTGGCCGGGGACGGGCTCATCGTGCTCGCCTTCGAGACGGCGGCGCTCACGGCAATGATCGACCCGGTGCGCTCGGCGAGCCTGGCGCTCATCATCGCCCGGGCGATCGGCATGCCCAACGGCATCGTGGCGGGACAGGGCTGGGAAAGCGAGGCGGCCCCGGAGATCGAGATGTATCAGCGCGCCAAGACCGGCTCGCTGTTCGCGGGGGCCTCGATGGCGGGCGCCGCCGCAGCCGGCCATCCCGCCGAGGCCTGGAGCACGCTCGGCTACCGGCTGGGAGAGGCCTATCAGGTGGCGGACGACATCCGCGACGTGATGTGCAGCGCCCAGGACATCGGAAAGCCCGTCGGCCAAGACAATGCCCTGGGGCGACCGAACGCCGTGCATGAATTCGGGATCCGGGGCGCCACCCAGAAGCTGATCGCGCTGGTGGAGGATGCGGCCGAATCGGTGCCGGATTGTCCGGGCGCCGTCGCCCTGAAGGCTCAGATCCGGGGCCATGCGAGCCGGTTCCTGCCCAAGGAAGCGGCCCAGCACGCGGCCTGA
- a CDS encoding methyltransferase produces the protein MLSAWLEKLRDFRNRKVSDPDFRRWAARFPLTRPIARRQAKALFDLTAGFVYSQILSSCVQVGLFDILARGPRDLDLIAVLTRLPREGAERLLKAAAALDLVEARRGGLYGLGSLGAALVGNPGVCALIRHHDILYGDLADPLPLLQGEVKSGLRHYWAYADDRSGNGATPRRHADYTALMAASQAMVKEEILNAYPIGRHRRLMDVGGGDGTFLIAAARMAPQLKLVLFDLPPVAATAQIRLQAAGLAARAKAVGGDFFTDDLPEGADLVLLNRVLHDHDDDAALAILRAVRKAIAPQGTLLIAEPMAGTPGAQASGDAYFGFYLLAMGQGRPRTAEDIGGLLDQAGFDGMRSIGTNTPLIARLLSARPMDG, from the coding sequence ATGCTGTCGGCCTGGCTCGAAAAGCTGCGGGATTTTCGGAACCGCAAAGTCTCCGATCCCGATTTTCGGCGGTGGGCTGCGCGGTTTCCCCTGACCCGACCCATCGCGCGACGGCAGGCGAAAGCACTGTTCGACCTCACCGCGGGCTTCGTCTATTCGCAGATCTTGAGCAGCTGCGTGCAGGTGGGGTTGTTCGACATCCTGGCGCGGGGGCCACGGGATCTCGATCTCATCGCCGTGCTCACCCGGCTTCCCCGGGAGGGTGCCGAGAGGTTGCTCAAGGCGGCCGCCGCGCTCGACCTCGTCGAGGCCCGGCGCGGAGGGCTCTACGGGCTCGGGTCACTGGGTGCGGCCCTGGTCGGGAATCCCGGCGTCTGCGCGCTGATCCGCCATCACGACATTCTCTACGGCGATCTGGCCGATCCGCTCCCGCTGCTGCAGGGGGAGGTGAAATCGGGGCTGAGGCACTATTGGGCCTATGCGGATGATCGGTCCGGCAACGGGGCGACGCCGCGGCGGCATGCGGATTACACAGCATTGATGGCCGCGTCCCAGGCGATGGTGAAGGAGGAGATCCTGAATGCCTATCCGATCGGACGGCATCGGCGGCTGATGGATGTGGGCGGCGGTGACGGGACCTTCCTGATCGCCGCCGCGCGCATGGCGCCCCAGCTGAAGCTCGTCCTGTTCGACCTGCCGCCGGTTGCGGCCACCGCCCAGATTCGCCTTCAGGCCGCCGGACTGGCGGCGCGGGCAAAGGCCGTGGGCGGCGACTTCTTCACGGATGATCTTCCCGAGGGCGCCGACCTGGTGCTCCTGAACCGCGTGCTGCACGATCACGACGACGATGCCGCGCTCGCCATCCTGAGGGCCGTCCGCAAGGCAATCGCGCCCCAGGGAACGCTGCTCATCGCAGAACCCATGGCCGGCACGCCCGGCGCACAGGCCAGCGGGGATGCCTATTTCGGATTCTACCTGCTGGCCATGGGTCAGGGACGGCCGAGGACCGCAGAGGACATCGGGGGGCTGCTGGACCAGGCCGGTTTCGACGGCATGCGGTCGATCGGCACCAACACGCCCCTGATCGCCCGGCTGCTCTCGGCCAGACCCATGGACGGCTGA
- the bchC gene encoding chlorophyll synthesis pathway protein BchC gives MKSQAIVLQEPLKLALCPLSLTEPTADDVVVDVEWSGISTGTEKLLWSGRMPPFPGMGYPLVPGYESIGRVVEAGHSSGRAVGERVFVPGANCYREARGLFGGAASRLVIAGKKATPVAEDLGETGILLALAATAHHAVAQDARVLPELIIGHGVLGRLIARIVAALGGTPTVWETNPIRQAGATDYAVLPPEADPRRDYRSICDVSGDSEIIDSLVMRLAHGGEITLAGFYDQRVSFAFPAAFMREARIRIAAEWRPQDMDAVTRLITEGRLRLDGLITHTRRPGQFEDAYVTAFTDPACLKMVLDWRTAA, from the coding sequence ATGAAGTCGCAGGCCATCGTTCTTCAAGAACCCCTCAAGCTGGCCTTGTGTCCACTCAGCTTGACGGAGCCGACCGCAGACGACGTCGTGGTCGACGTCGAATGGAGCGGGATCTCCACGGGCACCGAAAAACTGCTCTGGTCGGGGCGCATGCCGCCGTTTCCGGGAATGGGCTATCCCCTGGTGCCCGGCTATGAATCCATCGGCCGGGTGGTCGAGGCGGGGCACAGCTCGGGGCGGGCCGTGGGCGAGCGCGTGTTCGTCCCCGGCGCCAATTGCTATCGCGAGGCCCGCGGGCTGTTCGGCGGCGCCGCCTCACGACTCGTGATCGCGGGGAAGAAGGCGACGCCGGTCGCCGAAGATCTCGGCGAGACGGGGATCCTCCTCGCGCTTGCAGCGACCGCGCATCATGCGGTGGCCCAAGACGCCAGGGTGCTGCCGGAGCTGATCATCGGACATGGCGTCCTCGGCCGCCTCATCGCGCGCATCGTCGCGGCACTCGGCGGCACTCCGACCGTGTGGGAAACGAACCCCATCCGCCAGGCCGGTGCGACCGACTATGCCGTGCTCCCGCCCGAGGCCGATCCGCGGCGCGATTACCGCTCGATCTGCGACGTCAGCGGTGATTCGGAGATCATTGACAGCCTGGTCATGCGGCTTGCCCATGGCGGCGAGATCACCCTGGCCGGCTTCTACGACCAGCGCGTGTCCTTCGCCTTTCCGGCGGCCTTCATGCGCGAAGCCCGCATCCGGATCGCTGCCGAATGGCGACCCCAGGACATGGACGCCGTGACACGGCTGATCACCGAGGGCCGGCTCAGGCTCGACGGGCTCATCACCCACACCCGCAGACCCGGCCAGTTCGAGGATGCCTATGTGACGGCATTCACCGATCCGGCCTGTCTGAAAATGGTGCTCGACTGGAGAACCGCTGCATGA
- a CDS encoding chlorophyllide a reductase iron protein subunit X, giving the protein MNAPMKTPKGGLVTLLDNVRAEAAIEPDPVHVGEAKKDTQIIAIYGKGGIGKSFTLANLSHMMAQQGKRVLLIGCDPKSDTTSLLFSGRACPTIIETSARKKAAGEDVEIGDVCFKKGGVFAMELGGPEVGRGCGGRGIIHGFELLEKLGFHDWGFDYVLLDFLGDVVCGGFGLPIARDMCQKVIVVGSNDLQSLYVANNVCSAVDYFRKLGGNVGVAGMVINKDDGTGEAAAFAEAVGIPILAAIPADDDIRKKSANYQIIGYPEGPWGPLFEELSRNVTASTPQRPTPLTQDQLLALFACDQTGGNVVLEPASQADMRGGVVVSKPSLEVVYDAV; this is encoded by the coding sequence ATGAATGCGCCGATGAAGACGCCGAAGGGCGGTCTCGTAACATTGCTCGACAATGTCCGCGCCGAAGCGGCGATCGAGCCGGACCCCGTGCATGTGGGCGAGGCGAAGAAGGACACCCAGATCATCGCCATCTACGGCAAAGGCGGCATCGGCAAGAGCTTCACGCTCGCCAACCTGTCGCACATGATGGCGCAACAGGGGAAACGGGTCCTGCTCATCGGCTGCGATCCCAAGAGCGACACGACCTCGCTTCTGTTCAGCGGCCGGGCGTGCCCGACGATCATCGAAACCTCGGCGCGGAAGAAGGCCGCGGGCGAGGATGTCGAGATCGGCGATGTGTGCTTCAAGAAGGGCGGCGTGTTCGCCATGGAGCTCGGGGGGCCCGAAGTGGGTCGGGGCTGCGGCGGGCGAGGCATCATCCATGGATTCGAACTGCTGGAGAAGCTGGGGTTTCACGACTGGGGCTTCGACTATGTGCTGCTAGACTTCCTCGGCGACGTGGTCTGCGGCGGCTTCGGGCTGCCGATCGCCCGGGACATGTGCCAGAAGGTGATCGTCGTCGGGTCCAACGACCTGCAATCGCTGTATGTCGCCAACAATGTGTGCTCGGCCGTCGATTATTTCCGCAAGCTCGGCGGCAATGTCGGGGTGGCCGGCATGGTCATCAACAAGGATGATGGCACGGGCGAGGCGGCAGCCTTTGCCGAGGCCGTGGGCATCCCCATCCTCGCGGCCATTCCGGCCGATGACGACATCCGCAAGAAAAGCGCGAACTACCAGATCATCGGCTATCCCGAAGGCCCTTGGGGGCCGCTGTTCGAGGAATTGTCGCGGAATGTCACCGCCTCCACGCCGCAACGGCCGACGCCGCTGACCCAGGACCAGCTGCTGGCGCTGTTCGCCTGCGACCAGACCGGGGGGAACGTGGTGCTCGAACCGGCGAGCCAGGCGGATATGCGTGGCGGGGTGGTGGTCTCGAAGCCGTCCCTGGAAGTGGTCTACGACGCGGTTTGA